The genome window TATGTAGTTATACTAGAAAAATAGAAACAAGGTCTGAAGGTTTTTCCCCTGACCAATCTCCTAATCCAGActccagtccagtaggtggcggtaatgcacgtTTAAACTTGTTGAAAATCCGCAGAGAAGGAAGCCCAGTATTGACTTTAGCGGCTAACGTTAGCTTGTCGACCCTAAACAGAGAAAGAAgctcttttttaaaacatctaTAAAGACGTTAATTAAAGCGACTGAGGTGCGAGCGATCTTGATTATGACTTAAAACGAACGGTCATCGTCATCGTGTttggttttattcatttatgcgTTAATATATTTTCAGGCATGCCCCAGAAAGACCCGTGTCAAAAGCAGGCATGTGAAATTCAGAAGTGTTTACAAGGTACActcaaagagaaacaacaacaacaacactatttAGTTCAGTGTCGTCAGATAAAGTTCACGTTGTTGACgttgttttaattaactgcAGCTCACAGGTACGTGGAGAGAATGTGTGACCATGTGATCCAGGAGATGCGGAGATGCTGTGAGAATCGGGCCGGGAAATCCGTGTGCTGCTCCGGCTTCAGGGAGCCCAAACCTGCGGAGGACAAGACGAAAACATTATAAACTTCACTTATTTAATGTCATGACGTCACATTGTATCAATTTGTTGTCTGACTAACCTTGTGTTAGAAACATTgcaaactgtttgtttgtttcaccatGTGtaagattattattgttattattaaagggAGCCTGGAAATATCCAGATTATTTCATGCGTGTTCTGTTTTAACTACATTCATGTAAAGAAAGAACAATACAGCATTATATGACCAGTAATGAAATAATACATGCAGCATGGATGTgacagaaaatatatatatatcaacaaTTTCAATTGTGTCAACGGCCAATGAAAAGAGATTAGTTTAAACAAACTGGAAAATAGCTAATAAATATTGTCATAGGTCTTAATTTATGAGGAAATGCACTGTTTTTTGtctatgtttttaatgttttaaataaaccaaGTCAGAATCGACTAACATAATTGTAATTAGGTAATGTCAAAGAACTGATTATGAACAATACCTACGTTTATGTACAAATATGagcatataataaataatatgtacCTAAATCATTCGATGACAATGGCACTACATTATCATTTATGTATAcgtttttatgtatgtattttcttttatgtcactgtttttaCTGGTTTTTCCCTCGTTTTTTCCCTTGTAACATCACCTGCCAAGGGACGACAGGCGGGAATTAGCAACCTGACAATGTATTTACATTCAAATGTTTACTGATAGGCATTGTCCCTTTCCTTAACCCAATACAAATCACATACATGTCAAAGAATTATATAAGTTACTTTACAGAAAAGGATGCATATGCATATTTttgtaatacaaatataaatgtgttccTGTTTCTTATTGTTTATCAAGGGAAACAATTTGATAATTGAATTGATTTccgcaaaaagaagaaaaaaaaagtacatatactctgttactgtacttaagtacaaattcacatatctgtactttactttgttatttatatttctagcaacttttacttttactccacattTCCAAGAAGGGttgttattatggtctgtatttatatagtgcttatatagtcttgatgagctgctttacacaacagttttcccccattcacatgcttcaacatggggatgagtgtcttgctcaaggacacatattagactagcagagccagaaacggaacccacaaccttccagttgaaagacaactcgccctaccattgagccatggctcaatcctaactcctcactatTTTAATACTTCAtaacagaaaattacttttgatacttaagtacagtaaatatagTCATATAATTTAAGACCTTTACTTGACTTTACTTTTAGGTAATATTATACAACTATTATAACACTTCTACcgaagtcattttctggtaagatacttgtacttttactcaagtatcgcttttaggtactttatacgaGACTGGAATATTTTATGAATAAAGATTttctccttcaaaataaaacactggggGACTGCGACGCAGTGACGTGCACCGGAAATGGACCGTTGCAAATCTTTCTAGAATGCTGTAGTGGTGTCCTGTTAGCTCGCGCTAACTAACCTCCTCTGAGTCCGTgctggacaaacacaaacatattttttcacaagtatgccgtttaggtactttatacaagactggaatattttataaataaacagcttgtctttcaaaataaaacaccatggGCGGAGTCACGACCTGACGTACGCCTGCGTGACGCATTGACGTGAACCGGAAATTGACCGTTGCAAATCTTTCTAGAATGCTGTAGTGATGTCCTGTTAGCTCGCGCTAACTAGCCTCCTCTGAGTCCGTGCTgggcaaacacaaacacaaacctcgTCGCTTCGCCGAACTCGGGTAGGCATTTTGCCAAAAGTTCGCCCTCCGCTCTTTGTATGCTTTTTGGATTCTAACTTCGGGCGAGTTTAGTTTGCCCACGAACTTCGCCGTTAGTCGTTTTTCAGAGCTAACGCAGCCAGTGTtgatcatcaccatcatcatcatcatgtcggGGATAGACTACAGTGTGTGGGACCACATCGAGGTGtcagatgatgaagatgacactCACCCCAACATCGACACACCCAGTCTCTTCAGATGGAGACACCAGGTACAACTTTAGGGCATACATTTGATTTTTTAATGGCTTATTGTCAGCAGTAATAGACACGACACCGCGAGACGTTagcttccttcctccctcctctcagtTGCTGGTGTTTTACTTACACCATTATGCATGTCATTAAATGTTCTGGCAGTACATATACACTTCACTCGTTGCATAGAGTTCAGGATAAAAGCACAATAATTAACACGTTACCAGGTTAGAGGTGGGAATCGCAGGGTACTTCACGATACGATACGAGATACATGGTCCACTATGACAATACTATCACAATACGAGTACTTTACATGCACAgattaatcgagctaaggcagtagtccgacttcctgttgacctgtacgtcacagaaaaacaaagataatgGTGAGATGGATCATGCTGTGGTTCTGCACATTACATATTTGTAATTCTCGTCTCTTCATCAGTCCAATATATGAAGTGAacatggatggggcatctcttaacgtagctttctccaccattatccctgCTGTAAACACAGGCTACAGCCCAACTTTGATCTTATGACATTGTGAATTCAGGCACGGGTGGAGCGGATGGAAGAATTCCACAAAAAGGGTGACGACCTAAACAAGAGCCTCGCAGACTGTCGGCGTCGGCTAGCGGAGGCACAAAAGAAAGTACAAGAGCTGACCATTTCTGCAAAGGACGAAGGCAAAGCGGAGCTGAGCAAGGCTCAGGCCGAGGAGAAGAAGCTGAGAAAAGAGGAGCGGGAATGGGAGAAGAAGAGGGACGATTACAATCGGGATGAGAAGAAGCAGCCGTGGAACGTGGACACACTCAGCAAGGAGGGCTTCAGCAAGGTGGGTGCCAGATTGGAATCATAGCTCAGAGCCTGTTTTTGAAATGGTCTCGTATGGTGATACATTTTCACCTACCCGACCTCCACAGTTTGTCTTTCTGCAAAATGACCATGTAATGTACATGGTTgtaatggacaaaaaaaagcaatgttCACTGTTTGGTAGGAAACAATGATTGTTTTTCTCAcacttcaaaatgtttaaatgtattaattactGTCAAGTagccacatttatttatttatttccagatttaaaacatgaattgtTTTATGGTTACGTTTGTCTTAAGGTATCAGAAACACAATCTGTTATTGTCTGTCTTCCATAGAGCGTCGTCAATATCAAACCTGAGTCTCATGAGGAAACcgaagaggagaaggagcagaagCATAAAAcctttgtggaaaaaaatgaaaagcaaatcaAACATTTTGGTAAGATGTTTATTGGCTCTTGCTATTGACTTAATCTTGAAGGATACCCAtgtttgtctgtgaaggttctggGTCATCTTCAGGGATTAGCTCAGGGCTCCAGACTTAACTTTTTTCACTAGGAGCACAGTGGCCCCCAACTGAAAATTTTAGGTGCACACACCGTAAATCAACATGCTAaccaaatattcacatttctacTAATTTCCACTGTATTACTAATAAATACTTTGATAATAGATGCAGAAATTTCAATGTGCTGTTTCAAATTCAGGGTTTTGAAGATGCAACATAGAAGGTAAACCGACAGCAACATCGCTGTCATGACAGtacaaatatcaaaaaaatatatcatacatTCAGAACAAAAAAAGTGCTTAGTAACCTTTCCGTCATTTCACAGTTAGAAACAATACTTAACTAATATTGTGTTTAACAACTTACTGCACTTCGCGAAGTTTGCAGACAGTGCATGCACGTCGCAGTTTAAACATAAAACTTCCTCAACCTGCTGAATTCTCGCAGACTCTGAATCACCCGACTGTGACACTGTAGACTCTGGCAGTAGCACACTAAACGCAGGTCGGAAGTATGAGTCAATAGTTTGCTTGCTCATTGTTCACCTCAGATACACGTAGCAGGTTGTGATATCTGTCTGACGTTTACACATGCTCGATTATCTCTAGGACCCTCCCCCTTCACACATTAGCCACTTACAGTGGCCGTTCCCTATCCTTCTCACACTCATTGGCCTGCCACAGATTCCAGATTCATTGACGCGTCCCGTCCACATTTAACGTTGTGTTAAAAAATGTGCGACTGGATGTAAAATTCACTCGCACACTCTCAAATTTTGGTCGCAGTCTAGAGCCCTGTAGCTGAAGTCAACTGGACTTGTTTGAGACAAGTTGAAGATGTCTCACCTCTCATCCAGGAGTCCTCTTCAGAAACAGATTTCCAACGTCATGCAGCTGTCCTCCTACAGTATATTTGAAGGACTCATTTGATTAGGAATGGGCCTTTCTGAGATGATTCAAGggctagtgaaagtaatgcatgGTTCACAGGGTGTTGAGCTAATGGAGGCAGTTAACGAggtgcattcaaagaccctggtaagtTTGATCTCTTCTGCGGGATCTACAGCGTGTTGAGCTGAGAAGAGCAGCTTGacgatgcattcaagaaacctcgcaaattctgcaaacacacgCAAAGTCCACTAAACGCTTGCTGCCTCTGCCACCTTGTGAAAACAGGTGAACCACAAATTcatcatcatatttttttttcattttctctttgagTGAAATTTTGAGGGCTTGGCCATGCATGAAAACTCGCCAAAACTGGTGTGCAACTTAACCGAAGCCAGTCCAGTTGCTTAGAGTGAACTCCCGAAGATGATATTggtgtttgaaaatgaatggtGGTCTTTTCTACAGGCATGCTGCGACGTTGGGATGACAGCCAGAAGTATCTCTCTGACAACCCCCATCTAGTATGTGAAGAGACTGCCAACTACCTTGTCATCATGTGCATCGACCTTGAAGTGGAGGAGGTAAaaacatggagagaaaaaatgtatataaacaaacaaactgaaatctGTGACCACAAAACTAGGATTTAACTAGCCTGAGATAGGAAGTGTGCCAGTACCTACAACTCAGCACTTAAAGACTACAAGGAAATAAAAAGCAGGGGTGAATGCCTGTTGAGAGATCTCTACTAATGGAATGTGAGATTGATTCGGGAACTGTGGGCAGGTACGCACATGCAGAGTATGtttaccactttatctcactgttaaacagccttttctgactagAAATGTGTAAACCAATTACAGTACATGTCTTCTTCAAAAGTGTTGTCTTTGTCGGCTGCCACCATCTCCTtcctattgttttgttttctgaatcACAATCAAACCTGGCATGGGTTGGGTCAGGAAGGATCCACCCACTGCATCATTTGTTGCTGGCTAATCAAAGGATGAGTCAATCAAAATTTCTACAttgattctttatttttatttttttccttcactaTTTGCTGTTACTGAGCAGTGCAGCCAAACTCTATGTAAAAACATAGCTctaagagaaaaaaatcatttctgAGCAGATTTTAATCAGTGCAAATGTGTCAAATACAATGGACAATTTAACATTAAGTATGTAAGGCCTGAAGTTCACTCAGACAGCTTTACTTAAAAGCTGCGGTGCCTTTAGGAGCTACAGCTTCTGTCCTGGAGGAAATATCTCCCCTGTGATTTCGGTCTATAAGTTAAGCGTGAGTGTTGACACAAGCAAAAGTCTTAGTTCTATAGACCAGTATTTCCGAAACTTTCTACTTGTGGACCCACTTTACAGCCATATCCGTAACATCTAATATCATTGTGAATGGGTAAACAAATAATTTCAggagatgtttggtaaattagTTAAGCTTCAGTACATGCCATACATGTTCTTTCAACCATAAACTTGGGAAAATTCATCTGGTTTTTTTGAGAATCACTAGTTAGACTACAACGTGGCACAGGCTATTTTGTTTCATCAGTTGTTATGTGGGTTCCAACTTGTAAACTGGTCTCAAAGCGTTTCCTCTTTTTCTAGAAACGCGCATTGATGGAGCAAGTGGCTCATCAGACCATCGTCATGCAGTTCATTCTGGAGTTGGCAAAAAGCCTCAAGGTGGATCCTCGCGGGTGCTTTCGTCAATTCTTTGCCAAAATTAAGGTGAGTGAatcttttttctgtgatttaagctttttaaatgtggtttctttgctccccTGTCACAGTAAATAGACAAGATATTTGACATGTTCTTCCGTTTTGTGACGTGGAAGCGGAAGTGATAATCAGCTGATTAAACGCTGATTAAAATTATTGTCAGTTGCAGCCCTGAATATGTTCCAGAAACAATGGAATCAGCAAAAGTAACTCGGTACCAAAATGTGAAGATGAGGctaattattttgtgtttttgaaatgcagCTTTCATGAAGAGGTCCCTTTCTCCTGATTCTTTTACTTTGCACTCAAGTTGAGCTTCCTCAGTCTCATTCCCTCGTCATGACTCAGCCTCCttactctctttctctttcgaTCTTTCTTCTGCACCAGAGATGATTGAATCAACAGGAAGTACTAATCCAAAAGCAgggatttttttaatccagGAACAAAATCGCAGGATCCTCAAAAAGATGTTGGTTCTTGTTGGTAGAATTACTGTAATACATGCAAATGCTGATGGTGTGTATGTGTCCCGGGACAGACGGCAGATCAACAGTACCAGGACGCTTTCAATGATGAGCTGGAGTCATTTAAGGAGCGAGTCCGTGGCAGGGCAAAGATCCGCATAGAAAAAGCCATGAAGGAGTATGAGGAAGAGGAACGACAGAAGCGCCTGGGGCCAGGAGGACTCGATCCTGTAGATGTGTACGAGTCCCTGCCAATAGTAAGTGCTTTTGTTATTTTCCCCCAAAATCCACAGCACTgactgtctttttctttttaaagtttaaaatgtttgacatGGTATGTTTTTGATTTGCAGGAGATGCAGAAATGTTTCGATGACAAGAACATCCAGTTGCTACAGGATGTCATTAGCAAAATGGACCCAACGGTAGGTGTCCTTATATTAAAGTTGAGGTTAGGCAACATATTTTTAACATTACTGAGCAGTAACTCCATAATAATTTACACAATGTAAACCAAaggatctgagagagaacttgACTGCTGCGTTTCCTGTAGGCTCTGTTTCCAACCTTGGCTTGTAAAGGGAgattttgaccaatcacagagcagttaaGAGAGGGCACCTCCTATTGGTtgtttgcatgtgcatgtgtgaacgtctctcagtacgtttacatgcgcAGTTTAACCGAGCTATGGCCGTAGTCTGATTAAGAcaggcaattggacaacttgcagagtatACATGCGAAgcagaaaatcgatttattgccatgtacatctgactccgcctccataggtggcatAGTATccctctataagctagtgcagTTGTAtatgttaatcgtgatacaaattgattgtggttgctgtgttgtcggAAGAAAGACACCGCCACCATACGATTTCCAGCAACTGTACTGCCGTtcatacgtcgtctccttctacttctgttCATGTGCAGAACGCccagtccgactccagtccaactccagtctgaTTAAGCGGAAACATGcgggagtaatcggactatgaatcacattatctcggtttgttagtccgactaagactctcttgattttagtcggactaacatttGGTTCACATGAAAatttaattattgtcttagtctgactaaaatcagacttttaacatgcacatAAACAAGACTATACTAACACTACAAAGCAACATTTGCAAAATTAGAACCAGTCTTAAGGCCAGAATGATACTTCCTCCAGAGGTTCCACACAGGTTACACGCAATGTTAATGTCGTAATCTGCTAGGATTAGGTATTTCCTACGATACAGTACAAATTGCGATACTCACATGgaacaaatgtttgaaatgttaaTATAAAAGGAGAttatcacatgttttttttgtcctgttttggTCATTTAGTCACAAATGTTGGTAATTTTTTTGCATGATTTAGGAGGCGAAGCTTCACATGAAGAGGTGCATAGAATCCGGGCTCTGGGTCCCCAACTCTAAACCAGACGATGGGGATGAAAAAGAGGAAGATGCCACGTATGAGGAGGTGAAACAAGAGCCGGAAGAAGCTAAGAAGgaataaacaatataaataaagtcaaactCACAATTTGTTGCTTTTGCGAATGTTACCTTCCCACTGTATTG of Solea solea chromosome 16, fSolSol10.1, whole genome shotgun sequence contains these proteins:
- the cmc4 gene encoding cx9C motif-containing protein 4 translates to MPQKDPCQKQACEIQKCLQAHRYVERMCDHVIQEMRRCCENRAGKSVCCSGFREPKPAEDKTKTL
- the LOC131476130 gene encoding hsp90 co-chaperone Cdc37-like, with the protein product MSGIDYSVWDHIEVSDDEDDTHPNIDTPSLFRWRHQARVERMEEFHKKGDDLNKSLADCRRRLAEAQKKVQELTISAKDEGKAELSKAQAEEKKLRKEEREWEKKRDDYNRDEKKQPWNVDTLSKEGFSKSVVNIKPESHEETEEEKEQKHKTFVEKNEKQIKHFGMLRRWDDSQKYLSDNPHLVCEETANYLVIMCIDLEVEEKRALMEQVAHQTIVMQFILELAKSLKVDPRGCFRQFFAKIKTADQQYQDAFNDELESFKERVRGRAKIRIEKAMKEYEEEERQKRLGPGGLDPVDVYESLPIEMQKCFDDKNIQLLQDVISKMDPTEAKLHMKRCIESGLWVPNSKPDDGDEKEEDATYEEVKQEPEEAKKE